In the genome of Nocardia terpenica, one region contains:
- a CDS encoding bifunctional [glutamine synthetase] adenylyltransferase/[glutamine synthetase]-adenylyl-L-tyrosine phosphorylase, giving the protein MVRPPTARPAVPGAGRLGLLEPTAAASLHELGWDNVDSVALLWALSRSPDADLALVTLIRLRERLGSDWDALDSALRTEIPLRGRLFALIGSSTAFADHLVAEPASWQLLRRGTLPERAELIADLLAAVSAAPEPGTADTAPMLYRAGVAGPDAIALLRKRYRDQLMLLAAHDLAATVENEPVLRYQQVGRHLTDLADAALTAALSVAVARICPDEPVPVRLAVVAMGKSGARELNYVSDVDVVFVAEPADTTATRLAAEMMAVAGNAFFEVDAGLRPEGKAGALVRTLDSHLAYYRRWARTWEFQALLKMRPATGDLALGEQYRDALMPMVWSASERPDFVTDVQDMRRRVEDLVPADLRERELKLGHGSLRDVEFAVQLLQLVHGKADESLHVQGTVEALTALAAGGYVGRDDAANLTASYEFLRLLEHRLQLQRLKRTHTLPAPEDEEGMRWLARAAHMRPDGRQDAVGVLRSEIKRNAVRVRRLHAKLFYRPLLDSVARLDADAQRLSPAAAIRQLAALGYAAPENALGHLKALTGEVGRKGRIQALLLPTLLGWLGDTPNPDAGLLAYRRVSEGLSEQTWFLRELRDEGAIAQRLMIVLGSSAYLPDLLINAPETIRMFADGPDGPLLLVPQPPAVREGILAGSARYDDPRRAIATARSLRRHELARVASADVLGMLEVPQVCKALSSVWVAVLEAALQAVTRASEAELGRPAPADFAVIGMGRLGGWELSYGSDADVLFVCDPRPGEDETVAVKWANGIAEQVQRLLGAPSTDPPLQVDAGLRPEGRNGALVRTLAAYDAYYQQWAQPWEVQALLRAHQVAGDQELGVRFLHIIDKVRYPEGGVSEEAVREIRRIKARVDSERLPRGANPATHTKLGRGGLADIEWTVQLMQLRHAHDVPELHNTSTLESLDVIERTALLDAADVALLRDAWLTATKARNALVLVRGKPTDQLPGPGRLLSAVARVAGWPTDDGSEFLDHYMRITRRAKTVVERVFGA; this is encoded by the coding sequence ATGGTAAGGCCACCGACAGCCCGTCCCGCTGTCCCAGGCGCCGGACGGCTCGGCCTGCTCGAGCCCACGGCCGCGGCGTCGCTGCACGAACTGGGCTGGGACAACGTCGACAGTGTCGCACTGCTGTGGGCGCTGTCGCGCTCACCCGACGCCGATCTGGCGCTGGTGACGCTGATCCGGCTGCGCGAACGGCTCGGGTCGGATTGGGACGCACTGGATTCGGCGCTGCGCACCGAGATCCCGCTGCGCGGTCGGCTGTTCGCGCTGATCGGCTCGTCGACCGCGTTCGCCGATCACCTGGTGGCCGAGCCCGCGAGCTGGCAGCTGCTGCGCCGCGGCACGCTGCCCGAGCGCGCGGAGCTGATCGCCGATCTGCTGGCGGCGGTCTCGGCGGCGCCCGAGCCGGGCACCGCCGACACCGCGCCCATGCTGTATCGCGCCGGGGTGGCCGGTCCGGACGCTATCGCGTTGCTGCGCAAGCGGTATCGCGATCAGCTCATGCTGCTGGCGGCCCACGACCTGGCCGCGACGGTGGAGAACGAACCGGTGCTGCGCTACCAGCAGGTGGGCCGCCACCTCACCGACCTGGCCGACGCGGCGCTGACCGCCGCGCTGTCGGTGGCGGTGGCCAGGATCTGCCCGGACGAGCCGGTTCCGGTGCGGCTGGCGGTCGTCGCCATGGGCAAAAGCGGTGCGCGCGAACTGAATTACGTCTCCGACGTGGACGTGGTGTTCGTCGCCGAGCCCGCCGACACCACCGCGACCCGGCTGGCCGCGGAGATGATGGCGGTGGCGGGCAACGCCTTCTTCGAGGTGGACGCCGGGCTGCGCCCGGAGGGCAAGGCGGGCGCGCTGGTGCGCACGCTGGATTCGCATCTGGCGTACTACCGGCGATGGGCGCGCACCTGGGAGTTCCAGGCGCTGCTGAAGATGCGGCCCGCCACCGGCGATCTGGCGCTGGGCGAGCAGTACCGCGACGCGCTCATGCCGATGGTCTGGAGTGCCTCGGAGCGGCCGGATTTCGTGACCGACGTGCAGGACATGCGCCGCCGCGTCGAGGATCTGGTGCCCGCCGACCTGCGCGAGCGCGAGCTGAAGCTGGGCCACGGCAGCCTGCGCGACGTCGAATTCGCCGTGCAGCTGCTGCAATTGGTGCACGGCAAGGCCGACGAGTCGCTGCACGTGCAGGGCACCGTCGAGGCGCTGACGGCGCTGGCCGCCGGGGGGTACGTGGGCCGCGACGACGCCGCGAACCTCACCGCCTCCTACGAATTCCTGCGCCTGCTCGAACATCGCCTGCAGCTGCAGCGGCTCAAGCGCACCCACACCCTGCCCGCGCCCGAGGACGAGGAGGGCATGCGCTGGCTGGCCCGCGCCGCGCACATGCGCCCCGACGGCCGCCAGGACGCGGTCGGCGTGCTGCGCAGCGAGATCAAGCGCAATGCGGTGCGGGTGCGCCGCCTGCACGCCAAGCTGTTCTATCGGCCGCTGCTGGACTCGGTGGCGCGCCTGGACGCCGACGCGCAGCGGCTGAGCCCGGCGGCGGCGATCCGCCAGCTCGCCGCCCTCGGCTACGCCGCGCCGGAGAACGCGCTCGGCCACCTCAAGGCGCTCACCGGCGAGGTGGGCCGCAAGGGCCGCATCCAGGCGCTGCTGCTGCCGACGCTACTGGGATGGCTCGGCGACACACCGAATCCCGATGCCGGGCTGCTCGCCTACCGCCGGGTGTCGGAGGGCCTCAGCGAGCAGACCTGGTTCCTGCGCGAGCTGCGCGACGAGGGCGCGATCGCGCAGCGGCTGATGATCGTGCTCGGGTCCTCGGCCTACCTGCCGGACCTGCTGATCAACGCGCCCGAGACCATCCGGATGTTCGCCGACGGTCCCGACGGCCCGCTGCTGCTGGTGCCGCAGCCGCCGGCGGTGCGCGAGGGCATCCTCGCCGGGAGCGCCCGCTACGACGATCCGCGGCGCGCGATCGCCACGGCGCGTTCGCTGCGCCGCCACGAGCTGGCCCGCGTCGCCTCCGCCGATGTGCTCGGCATGCTCGAGGTGCCGCAGGTGTGCAAGGCGCTGTCGTCGGTGTGGGTCGCGGTGCTGGAGGCCGCGCTGCAGGCGGTGACCCGGGCGAGCGAGGCCGAACTGGGCAGGCCCGCGCCCGCGGACTTCGCGGTCATCGGCATGGGGCGGCTCGGCGGCTGGGAGCTGAGCTACGGCTCCGACGCCGACGTGCTGTTCGTCTGCGACCCGCGCCCGGGCGAGGACGAGACCGTCGCGGTCAAGTGGGCCAACGGGATTGCCGAGCAGGTGCAGCGGCTGCTGGGCGCGCCCAGCACCGACCCGCCGCTGCAGGTCGACGCCGGGCTGCGCCCCGAGGGCCGCAACGGCGCGCTGGTGCGCACGCTCGCCGCCTACGACGCCTACTACCAGCAGTGGGCGCAGCCCTGGGAGGTGCAGGCGCTGCTGCGCGCCCACCAGGTGGCCGGTGACCAGGAGCTGGGCGTGCGGTTCCTGCACATCATCGACAAGGTGCGCTACCCGGAGGGCGGGGTGTCCGAGGAGGCGGTGCGCGAGATCCGCCGCATCAAGGCCCGCGTCGACTCCGAGCGGCTGCCGCGCGGCGCCAATCCGGCGACCCACACCAAACTGGGCCGCGGCGGCCTCGCCGACATCGAGTGGACCGTGCAGCTGATGCAGCTGCGCCACGCCCACGACGTGCCGGAGCTGCACAACACCTCCACGCTGGAGTCCCTGGACGTCATCGAGCGGACCGCGCTGCTCGACGCGGCCGACGTCGCGCTGCTGCGCGACGCCTGGCTCACCGCCACCAAGGCCCGCAACGCCCTGGTCCTGGTCCGCGGCAAGCCGACCGACCAGCTGCCCGGTCCCGGTCGCCTGCTGTCCGCGGTCGCCCGCGTGGCGGGCTGGCCCACCGACGACGGCAGCGAATTCCTCGACCACTACATGCGCATCACCCGACGTGCGAAAACAGTGGTCGAGCGGGTATTCGGGGCCTGA
- a CDS encoding bifunctional lysylphosphatidylglycerol flippase/synthetase MprF: MAELNSAVSGHRTYRQAALSPTRAVRVPLIAVLLLVGVVLVYAADRAAQEGVNRGWFVAVSLSGLFVARGLHLRRPITLPHFTIAVIVLGVSNVAYRGEHPGVGFVCLASTGFILMLPQSTRAQPEQRFRVAALVDQTVGDPLAPFALHSSKTYFFNANSSAAIGYRTRFGIAVVAGDPIGNSTEFPLLISEFSEFARNHGWRVAVLGASPEVTELWRTRAADHHGLHAIPIGRDVVVDVDTFDMVGRKFRNLRQAVSRTHNFGVTTEILPERELTPQLRDTLLGIVDEWHSGRQTRGFSMILDHLLDGRNPGMMVVLARDADGGVVGFQRYGAANHGGELSLDVPWRRKDAPNGLDERMIVDLVGYGREHGVHRISLAFAAFPELFAEKDRSRSRQAIYMAARTLDPLIRLESLYRFLRKFNAFGDQRYVLIRWREIVFTAAALLTLEFVPHRKQS, translated from the coding sequence GTGGCGGAGCTGAATTCGGCCGTATCCGGTCACCGCACCTACCGCCAGGCCGCGCTGTCGCCCACCCGCGCGGTGCGGGTGCCGCTGATCGCGGTCCTGCTGCTGGTCGGTGTGGTGCTGGTGTACGCGGCCGATCGGGCCGCCCAGGAGGGGGTGAACCGCGGCTGGTTCGTGGCGGTCTCGCTGTCGGGGCTGTTCGTGGCGCGCGGGCTGCATCTGCGCCGGCCGATCACACTGCCGCATTTCACGATCGCCGTCATCGTGCTGGGTGTATCCAATGTCGCCTATCGCGGCGAGCATCCGGGGGTCGGCTTCGTCTGCCTGGCCTCGACCGGATTCATCCTGATGCTGCCGCAGTCCACGCGCGCGCAGCCCGAGCAGCGCTTCCGGGTGGCGGCGCTGGTCGACCAGACGGTGGGCGACCCGCTCGCGCCGTTCGCGCTGCACTCGTCGAAAACCTACTTCTTCAACGCGAATTCGAGCGCGGCCATCGGCTACCGGACCCGCTTCGGCATCGCGGTGGTGGCGGGCGACCCGATCGGCAACAGTACCGAGTTCCCGCTTTTGATCAGCGAGTTCTCCGAATTCGCCCGCAATCACGGCTGGCGGGTCGCGGTGCTGGGCGCCAGCCCGGAGGTCACCGAGCTGTGGCGCACCCGGGCCGCGGATCACCATGGGCTGCACGCGATTCCGATCGGGCGCGACGTGGTGGTCGACGTCGACACCTTCGACATGGTGGGCCGCAAGTTCCGCAACCTGCGCCAGGCGGTCAGCCGCACCCACAATTTCGGGGTGACCACCGAGATCCTGCCCGAGCGGGAGCTGACCCCGCAGCTGCGCGACACGCTGCTCGGCATCGTCGACGAATGGCACTCGGGCCGCCAGACCCGCGGCTTCTCGATGATCCTGGACCACCTGCTCGACGGCCGGAACCCCGGCATGATGGTCGTGCTGGCGCGCGACGCCGACGGCGGGGTCGTCGGCTTTCAGCGCTACGGCGCCGCCAATCACGGCGGCGAGCTGAGCCTGGACGTGCCGTGGCGGCGCAAGGACGCGCCAAACGGCCTGGACGAGCGCATGATCGTGGATCTGGTCGGCTACGGGCGCGAGCACGGCGTGCATCGCATCTCGCTGGCGTTCGCGGCGTTCCCGGAGTTGTTCGCGGAGAAGGACCGGTCGCGGTCGCGGCAGGCCATCTACATGGCCGCGCGCACCCTCGATCCGCTGATCCGGCTGGAGTCGCTGTACCGGTTCCTGCGCAAGTTCAATGCCTTCGGCGATCAGCGGTACGTGCTCATCCGCTGGCGGGAGATCGTCTTCACCGCCGCGGCCCTGCTCACGCTGGAGTTCGTGCCCCACCGCAAGCAGAGTTAG